A genomic segment from Gemmatimonadota bacterium encodes:
- a CDS encoding nuclear transport factor 2 family protein: MATLGGVQITQLRTEKTMTEQDVRNWLDEYGRAWVDSDPDQVVTLFAETATYRETPFDEPMRGRHEIRAYWQKYAVETHEDIEFESQVWAVRNDTAIAGWQARYTLQATGARVSLDGTFRLVFSSETGALQCTILEEWWHRKEM, encoded by the coding sequence ATGGCGACGTTAGGCGGTGTGCAGATCACGCAGCTGAGGACGGAGAAGACCATGACGGAACAGGACGTTCGGAACTGGCTCGACGAATATGGCCGTGCCTGGGTCGATAGCGACCCGGACCAGGTGGTGACGCTGTTTGCCGAGACGGCTACTTATCGTGAAACGCCTTTTGATGAACCAATGAGAGGACGGCACGAAATTCGGGCTTATTGGCAGAAATACGCGGTGGAAACACACGAGGACATCGAGTTCGAATCGCAGGTCTGGGCGGTCAGGAACGATACCGCGATTGCCGGCTGGCAAGCCCGTTACACTCTGCAGGCCACCGGAGCGAGGGTCAGCCTCGACGGGACGTTCAGACTCGTGTTTTCAAGCGAAACGGGCGCTCTTCAGTGTACCATCCTCGAAGAGTGGTGGCACAGAAAAGAAATGTAA
- a CDS encoding asparaginase translates to MIVMATNNGDVGIQQAVAALKEGKTAVDAIEIGIREVEVHRPDRSVGLHGYPNILGYPQLDALIMDGRTRDVGAVGAVTGYDHPISIARCVMEKLIHVFLVGDGAERFASEMGFEKSTYVDPEMPEIYAKHVREQLGIDDPEELQHTKELWKLSHLAVDPQKAGGTTNFIAQDGNGDICVGVSTSGWGWKYPGRLGDSPVISAGGFADNRYGAAACTGTGELAIRTGAARNVVTYMKMGMSLEEATAEGLRDMNELDSQRVGGVQIISLDASGAHMAGTTSDRKGSHVYMTADMDEPEFVEGISVPYEGA, encoded by the coding sequence ATGATCGTCATGGCTACGAACAACGGCGACGTGGGCATCCAGCAGGCGGTGGCCGCGCTCAAGGAAGGCAAGACCGCGGTAGACGCCATCGAGATCGGCATCCGGGAGGTGGAGGTGCACCGTCCCGATCGTAGCGTCGGCCTGCACGGCTATCCGAACATCCTCGGCTATCCCCAGTTGGATGCCCTCATCATGGACGGGCGCACGCGCGACGTGGGGGCCGTAGGCGCGGTTACGGGCTACGACCACCCGATCTCGATCGCCCGCTGCGTCATGGAGAAGTTGATCCACGTCTTCCTGGTGGGTGACGGCGCGGAGCGGTTCGCCAGCGAAATGGGATTCGAGAAGAGCACCTACGTGGACCCCGAGATGCCCGAGATCTATGCGAAGCACGTGCGCGAACAGCTCGGGATCGACGACCCCGAGGAACTCCAGCACACCAAAGAACTGTGGAAGCTGAGCCACCTGGCCGTCGATCCGCAGAAGGCCGGGGGCACGACCAACTTCATCGCGCAGGACGGCAACGGCGACATCTGCGTGGGCGTCAGCACGAGCGGCTGGGGATGGAAGTACCCGGGCCGCCTGGGCGATTCGCCGGTCATCAGCGCGGGCGGATTCGCGGACAACCGTTACGGCGCCGCGGCATGCACGGGCACGGGCGAGCTGGCCATCCGGACCGGCGCGGCCCGGAACGTGGTCACCTACATGAAGATGGGCATGTCGCTCGAAGAGGCCACGGCCGAGGGGCTTCGGGACATGAACGAACTGGACTCCCAACGCGTGGGCGGCGTGCAGATCATCTCCCTGGACGCCAGCGGCGCCCACATGGCGGGAACCACGAGCGACCGGAAAGGCAGCCACGTCTACATGACGGCCGACATGGACGAGCCCGAATTTGTCGAAGGCATCTCGGTGCCGTACGAAGGCGCATAA